One stretch of Gouania willdenowi chromosome 16, fGouWil2.1, whole genome shotgun sequence DNA includes these proteins:
- the LOC114478588 gene encoding uncharacterized protein LOC114478588 encodes MASTPSTSALSAVLRCRGKLWARNPQTKRPQAAYGLRVPGAVLREAPTTPWESFRRGERVLVAGGLELEYRTRTDSHCGPRVRESPEREPLLRLSPALSGPTPGLHWGHRTGPGSAAGVLKLTVRSKSWSWFSVQDAGRSQWTVRGGWSGLRGSLLSLTALVSSILSVSPALGSGPGRPEDGAPFSSIQNQAQQINTLTSFSDETSCRRITEDRPD; translated from the exons ATGGCCTCCACTCCATCCACCTCCGCGCTCTCCGCCGTCCTCCGGTGTCGGGGGAAGCTCTGGGCCCGGAACCCGCAGACCAAGCGGCCACAGGCGGCCTACGGACTCCGAGTCCCCGGAGCAGTACTGCGAGAAGCTCCGACCACACCATGGGAGTCTTTCCGCCGCGGGGAGCGGGTGTTGGTGGCCGGGGGGCTGGAGCTAGAGTACCGGACTAGAACAGACTCTCACTGCGGGCCTAGGGTGAGGGAGTCCCCGGAGAGGGAGCCTCTGCTCCGGCTCAGCCCCGCTCTGAGCGGACCAACCCCAGGACTTCACTGGGGACACCGGACCGGACCCGGATCTGCTGCGGGGGTCCTGAAGCTCACCGTCAGGTCCaagtcctggtcctggttctcGGTTCAGGATGCGGGTCGCTCCCAGTGGACGGTCCGAGGTGGATGGTCCGGGCTGCGGGgctccctgctctctctgacggCCCTGGTGTCCTCCATCCTCTCGGTGAGTCCAGCACTGGGATCTGGACCCGGTAGACCCGAGGATGGAGCTCCGTTCTCCAGCATCCAGAACCAGGCTCAgcag ATAAACACTTTGACTTCCTTCTCTGATGAGACGAGCTGCAGGAGGATCACTGAGGACCGACCCGACTGA
- the sh3bp5la gene encoding SH3-binding domain protein 5-like, a isoform X2, whose translation MEPGDLRESPAGSGGSDVGDWREVGPGGEDEEMKDPESSRETMDMVLKELSPDREPLKPAVETRQSPYEEELDPRIQDARSGYRKILTESARKLNAQSSQLGSCIEKARPYYEARRLAKEAQQETQKAALSYERAVSMHTAAREMVYVAEQGLMADGKNTLDPTWQEMLNHATSKVNEAEEERLRSEREHMRVTHACQEAEARVQMLQKSLKRAIVKSKPYFELKAQFNHILEENKAKVLQLEQLVSKVKTRYSVALRNLEQISEQIHAQRGRDPVCGGRSPPVGAEADARPPGEGGGGGGGACGGVASMDLVERYKDQEGEKERDRAGSDSVSVLSLQTIASDLEKYDSIEHLGDLSDVGSVTGDDGERGVGVGKRDVMAEMSAKERQQQFYKQHHRSFSL comes from the exons ATGGAGCCTGGGGACTTGCGTGAAAGCCCCGCCGGATCCGGGGGGTCAGATGTCGGGGACTGGAGGGAGGTCGGCCCCGGCGGGGAGGACGAAGAGATGAAAGACCCAGAAAGTTCCCGTGAGACTATGGATATGGTGCTGAAGGAGCTCAGCCCTGACAGGGAGCCCCTGAAACCCGCTGTGGAGACCCGGCAGAGTCCGTACGAGGAGGAGCTGGATCCCCGCATCCAG GACGCTCGATCTGGCTACAGGAAGATTCTGACTGAGTCAGCCAGGAAGCTCAATGCTCAGAGCTCTCAGCTCGGCAGCTGCATCGAGAAGGCCCGACCGTACTACGAAGCACGCCGCCTCGCCAAGGAG GCTCAGCAGGAGACCCAGAAAGCAGCTCTGAGCTATGAACGAGCCGTCTCCATGCACACAGCAGCCAGGGAGATGGTCTACGTAGCAGAGCAGGGCCTCATGGCCGACGGGAAAAACACCCTGGATCCCACGTGGCAGGAGATGCTCAACCACGCCACCTCCAAG GTGAACGAGGCAGAGGAGGAACGTCTCCGCAGTGAGAGAGAACACATGCGCGTCACACACGCGTGTCAGGAGGCTGAGGCTCGAGTCCAGATGCTCCAGAAGTCCCTGAAGAGGGCCATCGTCAAGTCCAAGCCTTACTTTGAGCTCAAAGCTCAGTTCAACCACATCCTGGAG GAGAACAAAGCTAAGGTTCTACAGCTGGAACAACTGGTGTCCAAAGTAAAGACCAGATACTCTGTGGCCCTGAGGAACCTGGAGCAGATCAGTGAGCAGATCCACGCCCAGAGGGGGCGGGACCCGGTCTGCGGTGGGCGGAGCCCCCCCGTCGGAGCCGAGGCCGACGCCCGACCTCCAGGggaaggagggggaggaggaggcggggcttgCGGCGGCGTGGCGTCCATGGATCTGGTGGAACGTTACAAGGACCAGGAGGGAGAGAAGGAGCGAGATAGAGCCGGGTCGGACTCTGTGTCGGTGCTCAGTCTGCAGACCATCGCATCCGACCTGGAGAAATACGACTCCATCGAACACCTGGGAGACCTCAGCGACGTGGGCAGCGTGACGGGGGACGACGGGGAGCGAGGGGTGGGCGTGGGAAAACGAGACGTGATGGCGGAGATGAGCGCCAAAGAACGACAGCAGCAGTTTTACAAGCAACACCACCGTAGCTTCAGCCTGTGA
- the rnf183 gene encoding E3 ubiquitin-protein ligase RNF183: MSDDGNGRPAQNVKPKLGQNTKEDMLRKGQPVVGRRSRSSDSQRSERGRRREQERGQRRRRGRSEEARQRPRRTREGDGRTTGPTEPGWDDTECAVCFCSYDNIFKTPKLLACGHTFCLECLARINVTTPEIKTLSCPVCRELTELPHGQDLPRLGNNQDIISRLPPDMQRALSIRFKRRKGKLMLKRAPPTKPTVLSLPVKSREAQAQVPPGGVLNQMEEGVPPATVLNVGRPPSRVRGRLRRLFRSDQCYYAVVGSIITITVALMLIGILAFIIIPNVSFHRPPPTNNTGNRPPTPRP; encoded by the coding sequence ATGAGCGATGACGGGAACGGACGCCCGGCCCAGAACGTCAAACCCAAACTGGGCCAGAACACCAAGGAGGACATGCTGAGGAAGGGCCAGCCCGTGGTGGGGAGGAGGTCCCGGAGCAGCGACTCCCAGAGGTCGGAGAGGGGCCGTAGGAGGGAGCAGGAGCGTGGCCAGAGGAGGAGGCGTGGCCGCAGCGAGGAGGCCCGACAGCGCCCGCGTAGAACCAGAGAGGGCGACGGACGCACGACGGGGCCGACCGAGCCCGGCTGGGATGACACGGAGTGCGCCGTGTGCTTCTGCTCCTACGACAACATCTTCAAGACGCCAAAGCTGCTGGCGTGTGGCCACACCTTCTGCCTGGAGTGCCTGGCCCGCATTAACGTGACCACGCCCGAGATCAAAACCCTGTCCTGCCCCGTGTGTCGTGAGCTCACCGAGCTGCCCCACGGCCAGGACCTGCCCCGCCTTGGCAACAACCAGGACATCATCAGCCGGCTGCCACCCGACATGCAGCGGGCGCTCTCCATTCGCTTCAAACGCAGAAAAGGGAAGCTGATGCTGAAGAGGGCGCCGCCCACAAAGCCCACCGTCCTCTCCCTGCCCGTTAAGAGCCGGGAGGCTCAAGCCCAGGTGCCGCCCGGGGGCGTCCTGAATCAGATGGAGGAGGGGGTCCCACCTGCCACCGTCTTGAATGTGGGGCGGCCCCCCAGCCGCGTCCGGGGTCGCCTGCGCCGCCTGTTCCGCTCGGACCAGTGTTACTACGCCGTGGTGGGctccatcatcaccatcaccgtGGCTCTGATGCTCATCGGGATTCTGGCCTTCATCATCATACCCAACGTATCCTTCCACCGGCCCCCGCCCACTAATAATACCGGGAACCGCCCGCCCACCCCCAGGCCCTGA
- the mgat1a gene encoding alpha-1,3-mannosyl-glycoprotein 2-beta-N-acetylglucosaminyltransferase a — MFRKKGSLIVCGAFVFITWNAILVLFLRGREPGDPGRQQREAVPEGPTDDVLGEVLRMADTFGAELTRQKDILLQIQKHRSLWEPDRGEPDPPAPPPPVIPILVIACNRVTVRRCLDKLLQYRPSAQLHPIIVSQDCGHADTAQVIRSYGDQVMHLEQPDLSDVPVKPEHRKFQGYYKISRHYRWAMNQVFNNPAHSTVVIVEDDLEVAPDFFEYFRALLPVLRADPRLWCVSAWNDNGRSGWVDPGQAALLHRTDFFPGLGWMILRQLWEELEPKWPDAFWDDWMRQPEQRRDRACIRPEISRTLTFGRQGVSLGQFYDKYLRFIKLSSEFVPFTKLDLSYLQEDTYRDAFTREVYGSPLVTYEDVKLGRLQGHGPVRLQYSTKDSFKILAKNLGVMEDLKSGVPRTGYRGVVGFFSKGRRIYLAPPPGWSHYDPTWS, encoded by the exons atgtttcgTAAGAAAGGCTCCCTAATCGTCTGTGGTGCGTTTGTTTTCATCACCTGGAATGCCATCCTGGTGCTGTTCCTGCGGGGCCGAGAGCCGGGCGACCCGGGCCGGCAGCAGAGGGAGGCGGTCCCTGAGGGCCCGACCGATGATGTACTGGGTGAGGTGCTGAGAATGGCCGACACGTTTGGGGCGGAGCTAACGAGGCAGAAGGACATCCTGCTGCAGATCCAGAAGCACCGCTCGCTATGGGAGCCGGACCGAGGGGAACCGGACCCCCCCGCCCCTCCCCCGCCCGTCATCCCCATCCTGGTAATTGCCTGTAACCGGGTCACAGTGCGGCGCTGCCTGGACAAACTGCTGCAGTACCGGCCCTCGGCCCAGCTCCACCCCATCATCGTGAGTCAGGACTGTGGCCACGCCGACACCGCCCAGGTGATCCGTTCCTATGGCGACCAGGTGATGCACCTGGAGCAGCCGGACCTGTCCGACGTCCCCGTCAAACCAGAACACAGGAAGTTCCAGGGCTACTACAAGATCTCCAGGCACTACCGCTGGGCCATGAACCAGGTGTTTAACAACCCCGCCCACTCGACTGTGGTGATCGTGGAGGACGACTTGGAG GTGGCGCCGGACTTCTTCGAGTACTTCCGGGCGCTGCTGCCTGTGTTGCGCGCCGACCCCAGGCTGTGGTGCGTGTCAGCGTGGAACGACAACGGCCGGAGCGGCTGGGTGGACCCCGGCCAGGCCGCCCTCCTGCACCGCACTGACTTCTTCCCTGGCCTGGGCTGGATGATTCTCCGCCAGCTGTGGGAGGAGTTAGAGCCCAAGTGGCCGGACGCCTTCTGGGATGACTGGATGCGTCAACCAGAGCAGCGTCGGGATCGCGCCTGCATCCGCCCCGAGATCTCACGCACGCTGACGTTTGGGCGTCAGGGCGTCAGCCTGGGTCAGTTCTACGATAAATACCTTCGTTTCATCAAACTCAGCTCAGAGTTCGTTCCTTTCACCaagctggacctgagctaccTGCAGGAGGACACGTACCGGGACGCCTTCACCAGGGAGGTGTACGGCTCCCCCCTGGTCACGTATGAAGACGTGAAGCTGGGCCGGCTCCAGGGTCACGGACCGGTCCGCCTCCAGTACTCCACCAAGGATAGCTTCAAGATCCTGGCCAAGAACCTGGGGGTCATGGAGGACCTAAAGTCTGGAGTGCCCAGGACGGGCTACAGGGGGGTCGTTGGGTTCTTCTCAAAGGGAAGGAGGATTTACTTAGCCCCTCCTCCAGGGTGGAGCCACTATGACCCCACCTGGAGCTGA
- the sh3bp5la gene encoding SH3-binding domain protein 5-like, a isoform X1 — MEPGDLRESPAGSGGSDVGDWREVGPGGEDEEMKDPESSRETMDMVLKELSPDREPLKPAVETRQSPYEEELDPRIQEELEHLNEASAEINKLELQLDDARSGYRKILTESARKLNAQSSQLGSCIEKARPYYEARRLAKEAQQETQKAALSYERAVSMHTAAREMVYVAEQGLMADGKNTLDPTWQEMLNHATSKVNEAEEERLRSEREHMRVTHACQEAEARVQMLQKSLKRAIVKSKPYFELKAQFNHILEENKAKVLQLEQLVSKVKTRYSVALRNLEQISEQIHAQRGRDPVCGGRSPPVGAEADARPPGEGGGGGGGACGGVASMDLVERYKDQEGEKERDRAGSDSVSVLSLQTIASDLEKYDSIEHLGDLSDVGSVTGDDGERGVGVGKRDVMAEMSAKERQQQFYKQHHRSFSL, encoded by the exons ATGGAGCCTGGGGACTTGCGTGAAAGCCCCGCCGGATCCGGGGGGTCAGATGTCGGGGACTGGAGGGAGGTCGGCCCCGGCGGGGAGGACGAAGAGATGAAAGACCCAGAAAGTTCCCGTGAGACTATGGATATGGTGCTGAAGGAGCTCAGCCCTGACAGGGAGCCCCTGAAACCCGCTGTGGAGACCCGGCAGAGTCCGTACGAGGAGGAGCTGGATCCCCGCATCCAG GAAGAGCTGGAGCATCTTAACGAAGCCAGTGCAGAAATCAACAAGCTGGAGCTACAGTTGGAC GACGCTCGATCTGGCTACAGGAAGATTCTGACTGAGTCAGCCAGGAAGCTCAATGCTCAGAGCTCTCAGCTCGGCAGCTGCATCGAGAAGGCCCGACCGTACTACGAAGCACGCCGCCTCGCCAAGGAG GCTCAGCAGGAGACCCAGAAAGCAGCTCTGAGCTATGAACGAGCCGTCTCCATGCACACAGCAGCCAGGGAGATGGTCTACGTAGCAGAGCAGGGCCTCATGGCCGACGGGAAAAACACCCTGGATCCCACGTGGCAGGAGATGCTCAACCACGCCACCTCCAAG GTGAACGAGGCAGAGGAGGAACGTCTCCGCAGTGAGAGAGAACACATGCGCGTCACACACGCGTGTCAGGAGGCTGAGGCTCGAGTCCAGATGCTCCAGAAGTCCCTGAAGAGGGCCATCGTCAAGTCCAAGCCTTACTTTGAGCTCAAAGCTCAGTTCAACCACATCCTGGAG GAGAACAAAGCTAAGGTTCTACAGCTGGAACAACTGGTGTCCAAAGTAAAGACCAGATACTCTGTGGCCCTGAGGAACCTGGAGCAGATCAGTGAGCAGATCCACGCCCAGAGGGGGCGGGACCCGGTCTGCGGTGGGCGGAGCCCCCCCGTCGGAGCCGAGGCCGACGCCCGACCTCCAGGggaaggagggggaggaggaggcggggcttgCGGCGGCGTGGCGTCCATGGATCTGGTGGAACGTTACAAGGACCAGGAGGGAGAGAAGGAGCGAGATAGAGCCGGGTCGGACTCTGTGTCGGTGCTCAGTCTGCAGACCATCGCATCCGACCTGGAGAAATACGACTCCATCGAACACCTGGGAGACCTCAGCGACGTGGGCAGCGTGACGGGGGACGACGGGGAGCGAGGGGTGGGCGTGGGAAAACGAGACGTGATGGCGGAGATGAGCGCCAAAGAACGACAGCAGCAGTTTTACAAGCAACACCACCGTAGCTTCAGCCTGTGA